The Chitinophaga pinensis DSM 2588 region GTCAACCGCTTTGTATCAGTAAAAGGAATACCTGTTGCTCCGGATCCCAGTCTGCCAGGATTAATTCCCATTATCATACGGCGTTGATGATGATCGCCATAATATTTACGGTAAAATTGCCGCATAATATCCATTACCTGCGGCTGTTCACGAAACGGATTCATGATCCGGATGCCGGGAGGCAGTATACCCGTATAATGCAGATGACTGTTGAATGCAATAACCTGTTCGGCAAATGTATGCATCATGATTACATTAGATGTGATCAGCTATTTACTTTTGTAACATTCTTCCTGTCATTTTCCATCGCAGACAAAAGGTTCTTGCCATGACATTGACTGTAAGGCTTCGAACTCTTACAATAACACGGTGTACCAGACTTACCGCCTTCTCTTATGTAAAGTTCTATATTATCACACAAGGTATTATAGTGATTATACACATTACCCGTATAGGTATTGAAGTGAATGTTATCATCATCCACACGTGTAGAAAACTGCCTCAGAAAGTCCTTCATCTCAGATAACAGGATGAAATGTTCTATCAGGGGATTACTACCAATACCCACTCTCACATTACTGATATACTTCCCTTCATAGGCATACCTGTCATCAGGAATAAACAACAGTTGTTCCGGTGCTCCGAGATGCGGCGTAACATCAATCAGATGCCCATCTTCATCCTCCCACACAGCATGGTGCTCTCCCTCACAGATAAAATCACCCAACCATACCGCCCAGCCATACACCAGGTTTCCACCATCTTTAGCCATTTTCTGCTGTACATTAACATAACAGTGCCCTGCCTTTGCCGCCGGATCAGGCTGTACAGGAATCATCTCATGCATATATGCTGCCCCAATCCGGTCTATCAGTTGCTGAACCGGTATCGTAATCTCAATTGGACTTATCATACTATTAAATAAACGCTGTAATTATCAATAATCTCCTGCCTCTCCCTCGATCCCCGATATTCATCCCCCCTCACAAATCCAATCTTCATCCTCCACCACCAATCCCCAATATTCATCATCCCCATCAATCCAGATCAATTATCATCAATCTCCACCTACACTCCTAAATCGTCACCCCTCCATTACCCATACTGACCGCGGGAATAAGCGAAGGCTTTCAGATGATAAAGCGGACCTTAGCCCGTCCCCTGCACAAAGCTAAAGCCCCAGCAAAGCCTCAACCCACAGTCCTTCACCAACCGCCCAATCCACCTACTTAACGGGCGTCAGTCCGCGGCATCATCTGAAACCGCAGCGTATCCCCCACGTCCCTCCCTACCACCAAAAAGTCCGCGGCATCATGTGGAACCGCAGCGTATCCCAACGTCCCTCCCCCTGACAGACATCAATCAGCGGCCTGAAACCGCAGCGAACATGTAAAATCGGGCGCAAAGATACAACTTAATCCCCCTTAAAACGGCTTTCATCACAAGCCCCCCTTATTTACCTGACACAGTCAACCTAACACACCAAAGACAAAAAAACACCACAAAAATGTTAATATTCAATCAAATAAATAAGCACTACCAAAGAAAAGATAGATTTATAACACCACACCTTCCAACCACCCCCAAATGGCACAAAAACATAAAAATCATACACTTAAATATACCAATTACTCACTCCACCAACTCCCATTCCTACCATATTCTTGGAACAATACTGTAAGAGTTAGTATATTTATGCCCATGAACTATACTATGAGTAATCTGGCTGCGATGACTGGGCTGTCCTCAACAGCTACAATCATCATACACACATCACTCTTTAAAAATCGACCAACCGGTACCGCGGCACGCTTTCTATCCGCAACCGGCGCTCAACGTTATTCAGCAGAGGAATAATAACCGGGAATCCCCGGATAAGGACAATGCATGCAGAAAAACCATCTACAAGCAGCAGTTGTCAGGTGCAACAATCTAAAATAATCAATATCGTTAATAAGGTTTAACATGGCTGAAGACGCAAAGCAGGAGAAAGAAATACTCGCTGAACTGAAAAAAGATTTCCCGCTGACTAAAGAGTCGCTGAAAGAAATCGATCTAAGTCAATTTTCTTCACTCCACAGAAGTGAGCATTTCAGAGTGACTTATGCCTGGAAATTCACCAGCTTTTTACAACGGGTTTACTTTGTAAAGTACCGCAATTCACACAAAACCACGACAACACCCTCACAGGCAGATCTGACACTTCCTGCTGATACCACAGTGAAGTACGCAGGTATCTACGTAAAGTTCGATCAGCCAATGCCCGATTTTATTATCAGGGCAAATACACAGGGTGATAAATTCCTGAACCTGTATTTCCCGAATTCTGTTAAAGTGAAAACAGTACCGGCCTTTAATCACAAATATATTTTGGAATCCGAAGAGGCAGGCACGATAGAACAGGTAATAGGTGTCGAATTGTTTAACACCATGTTGAATGCAGGAGATGTGAATGTGGAGGTAAAAGACAATAAATGCTTCATCTATGGCTTAAAGCCATTTGGCTACAATTATGCCAGATTGCTGATCAGTATAGCCGAAGACGTCATAAAAAGAAATGTCGGACAACCAGACATGGTGACAGAATAAATAAAGTGGTTTAAGCCGGAGAAACCTTCTCCGGTTTTTTATTGCCCACTTTTGCAGCCTCAATGCTGCTTGCTCAACATATTATCGATGACACTATATAAGGTCTTTAAGGAAAACGGCTTATTCAACACAGCATCAGCCCCACTCTCCACTACAGAATCTTTCGAATAAGTCTGCGCAGAAAATAAAATCACCCATAATTGATCAGATAATTGACTCTCCTTTAGCCGGCGACAGATCTTACGTCCATCATAACCGCCGAGAAAAATATCCATGAGCAGTAAAACAGGTTGATGTAAGGCGATATTCTTTTCCAGGTCAGCGGGATCCCGCAGAGCAATTACCTCCATTTGTTTTCTCCTTAGCACCAACGACACAGCCTCAAGGATGCCTTCATTGTCGTCTAGTACAATTATCTTTTGCATAAATAAGGATATATTCTCTTAATGGCTTAATCTGGATGTAACAGCTATAACATAGCTACAGTAAACATTCGCAGGCTCTCTACGGATTATTTAAAGATAGAGATACGAATCAAAATAAACAAAAAAAACATATAGCACAGCCTGTATAAGTATATGATTTTCAATAATGATACAACGGCACTTCATTTACATTTCTTTAATTTTAACCAGACTGGAGCATTTCCTATCTTGCATCATCAAATGCAGACCCGATCTGCCTTAAACCCAACCTTATGAAACGTATAAGCTTATTGACATGTGCCATCGCGCTGCTTTTTGTTACCTGTAAGAAAGACGACCATCTTTCCCCTGTTCCCGACGAATTCAAAGCCCTCGTAGGCCGATGGAAACTGGTCGCAACCTATGATTATATCAATGACGACCAACCAATCCTCTGGACGCCCACTACGGGAGAGAAAGAGATGACACTTAACGCAAATGGCAGTATGACGGGAGATTATTACAGACATGATTACAATGCCTTCAAAGTCGGTACCAACTACAATTACGTACGACCATTCGACAGTGTAATATTTGTATACCAACATAATGGTACCCCAAAAGATACGATGAGATACATCATACGAAAACTAGACGCTGATACCCTGACACTGAACGGATTCTGCATCGAATTATGCGGACAAAAATATGCCAGGATTAAGCAGTAATCACAACATATAACAATCACACATATAATATCTCCTGAGCACAGCCGGCGCTATAAATTATAACGCCAGCTGTGCTTTTTTAATAGACATCCTCCACAAAATCAGCATAAATTCCTCATTTTTAATTTTAACTTTATTCCCCTTAATCAGCCGGAAACAACCTGATTCCACATTTTCATATTCATTAACCAGAACCACATGTATCGGACTAAAAAGTATCTTGCTCTACTGCTTTCGTTTGTTTGTCTGTCAATGTGTGCCACGCTCCACGCTCAGTCCACAACAGGCCCTGTTATCGCAGGCGACCTGGCAGATCCATCCATCATAAAAGTCGACAGCGTCTACTATGCAACAGGTACCTCCTCAGAATGGGCGCCTTATTATCCTGTCTACAAGTCGTCTAACCTGAAAGACTGGCGACAGACAGGCTACGTGTTTGACAAAGCACCGGATTGGACAGTAGGCTCCTTCTGGGCGCCGGAATATTATCAAATAGGCGACACCTATTACATGTATTATACCGCCAGACGAAAGTCGGACAACCAATCCTTTATCGGTGTCGCAACATCCCGCTACCCCGATCATGGATTTATTGACCATGGCGTCATCATCGAACATGGAAAAGAAGCCATCGATGCTTTTATCTACGATGACAATGGCCAACGATATATCACATTTAAGGCATACGGACTGGAAAACAGACCCATTGAAATACTTGGGTATAAATTGTCTGCCGACGGACTGAAAACGGAAGGCGAAGCATTCACCTTACTGAAAGATGATAACCGCGCAGGCATGGAAGGACAAAGCATCCTGAAAAAAGATAATTATTATTATCTCTTTTACTCTGCCGGCAATTGCTGCGGCGGTGGATGTACCTATTCTGTAAACGTCGCCCGCTCCACCAGCTTCAAAGGCCCTTATGAATACTTTACAGGCAACCCTGTCCTCAGTGAAAACGACAGCTGGAAATGTATGGGACACGGTACCTTCGTTACCGCTGATGATAATCAGACCTACTACCTGCACCATGCGTACAATAAGAAAAGCACCGTGTTCACAGGGCGAGAAGCACTCCTCTCCCGGTTATCCTGGCAAACACCTTCTGGCTGGCCCGCACTGAAAACAGTCGATATCAGCACAACAACACCGGTAGATCTTTACGATCCGTTTGATGGAAAAAAAACAGAGAAATACTGGCAATGGGACTTCCGCCACTCTACCCCTTCCATACAACAACAGAAAGGAACGCTTCGCTTATCAGGTGTAGCAACAAAAGAAAATCCAGCCGGTATCGTACTGACAGTAAGACCAACTGCCGATAACTTTGAAATGTCCACCAGCGTAACGAATCACAACAAAGCCCTCAAGGGACTGGTCATCTATGGGGACGCAAACGCCGCCATTGGTATCGGTGTAGAAGGAGACAGTGTAAAAGTCTGGAAAACTGAAAACAAACAACGTATCACCATAAAGGCAGCCGCTGTGCCGTCCTCCGCTATCGGACTGAAAATAGCCATGTCTGGCGGCAGCAACTGCGAGTTCTTTTATCAAACGGACGACGCTACCTGGATACCGCTGGCTACCGGCTTAGCAACAGGATCTTTAGCGCAATGGGACAGAAGTCCACGACTGGGTCTGCAATACAGCGGCAATAAAAACGAAAACGCGCAGTTTGCCTTCTTCAGATTGCACAACAAATAATATTAAAAGAGGCTGTCTCAACATATTGAGCAGCCTCTTTCACTTAACTATCTGACAAAAGCTTTTTTTCTCAGTCCTACTAATTCCTGCCGGCCATCTGTTTCTCGCCAATATAGCCACACTGATTCCCTGGTTAAGCAATAACTCTGCGGTTGCCCTGCCCATGCCTGTGGTACCTCCTGCTATTAATGCTTCTTTCATTTTTAATATGCTTTTTGCCTTGTAAAAAGTAAAATATTTACAAGGCAAAATTCTGACTTCACACGCCTTCTGAAAATGGACAGACGGGAAAACAAGTGGTAAATTCAGGAAACAGCCTTCCTGAACTCCGACGGAGAAATAATCGTATGTTTCTTAAAATACTTGACAAAATAAGAAGGATCATCAAAACCCAGTCTGTAACCAATCTGGTTGATATTAAGACTGGAATGAAGCAACAAACGTTTCGCCTCCAGGATAATCCGCTCCTGGATCATTAATGAGGGCGTTTTATTCAGCAGCTGACTGGTCAGGTCAGATAAAGTCCTGGAAGAGATATGCATCAGCCGGGCATACTCTGCCACCGATAGCCCCTTCATATAATTATCGTCAATAAAATTCACAAACTGCACCAGTTGCAACCTTTTCTCGTCTACCATAAACGGCGTCTTTCCTTCCGTCTGCTCAAAAGCATTCTTCCGGCGCTGTACCTGTACCAGGAACGCCTTCAGGTAGATCTTCAATAACTCTTCCCGGCCAAACTCCTCTCCATCTTCCAGCTCACGGCGGATCTGTTGTATATAGCTTTCCAATACGGTTTCAATGCCCTTGCCTATACAACAGGATGGCTGCCGATAAGGATTATTGAACAGACTGCATTTCAGAAAATAGGCCACCTCATTACTATCCTGCACTAGAAAAGATTCATTAAAATGGATCAGCATCCCCTTATAATCACTGCTACTGTCAAAATAATGGACCTGATTCATTGCAATGAAGAATATCGCATTATCAAACACCTCATATTCCTGGAAATCAACAAAGTGTTTGCCGTTACCAGACTGAAACCAGATAATCTGATAAAAACTGTGTATATGCGGTCTGGAGGCATTACCATGATGCTGCTGCAAATATTCTTGCAGATCATGAATGGCAAATTGCGGTTTTTGAGGTTGGTGCTGATGCAGATGATATTCACTGATAATATTTGCCTTCTCCTTAGCCATATGGTAGATATTCAATTCTAAATTACAAAGATCCCTCACCCTGACCATAATTTGCCGATAATTACCATGAATTCTCCGGTAAGTACAATACTAAACCAACTACGATTGTACATCTTTACAAGATGAAAACGGATAAAAGGATTGTCATTATCGGAGCCGGACTCAGTGGTCTTACCCTGGCCTATACATTAAAGAAGAAAGGAATTAACGCAACCATACTGGAAGCTGCTGACAGACCCGGAGGCAGGATCCATACGCAGATAGGCGTAGCAGGCACTCCACTGGAGCTGGGCGCCACCTGGTTCTCCGACCAGCATCCACAAATGATAGCACTATTACAGGAACTGCATCTGCAAAAGTTCCCGCAATTCTCCGAAGGTATTTCCCTGTTTCTAACCAAATCATTTGAACCACCGCAACAGTTCTTTATACCAGCAGGCGAAGCGCCTTCTTACAGAATAACCGGAGGAACGGAACAACTCATAAAAACATTACAGACCCAAATACCGGCAGATCGGCTGTTATTAAATACAAAGGTCACGGCAATAAAAGAAAGGCCGGAAAACCTGCTCATAATAACAGAAAATGGGAATGAATTCGAGGCTGATATTGTGATAAGTTGTATGCCCCCTAAGACGGCGGTATCATTGATAGAATTCTCTCCTGCGCTGCCAGAAGATGTCCGATCGATACTACATCGTGTACAAACCTGGATGGCCGGCGCTATAAAATTCGTCCTGGAATTCGAATCTCCATTCTGGCGGAAAAAAGGCTTTTCCGGCATGTTGTTCAGCCATACCGGCATCATCTCCGAAATGTATGATCATACAAATGCAACAGAAAACAGATTTGGATTTACAGGTTTCCTGAACGGCGCTACCGCTGTTTATAGCCAGGAAGAAAGAAAAGTATATGTAATAAAACAGCTGCAGGATCTCCTGGGAGAGGATGTCCTGCGTATGACGGCCTACTATGACAAAGTATGGGTGGATGAAGAC contains the following coding sequences:
- a CDS encoding PleD family two-component system response regulator, with translation MQKIIVLDDNEGILEAVSLVLRRKQMEVIALRDPADLEKNIALHQPVLLLMDIFLGGYDGRKICRRLKESQLSDQLWVILFSAQTYSKDSVVESGADAVLNKPFSLKTLYSVIDNMLSKQH
- a CDS encoding lipocalin family protein codes for the protein MKRISLLTCAIALLFVTCKKDDHLSPVPDEFKALVGRWKLVATYDYINDDQPILWTPTTGEKEMTLNANGSMTGDYYRHDYNAFKVGTNYNYVRPFDSVIFVYQHNGTPKDTMRYIIRKLDADTLTLNGFCIELCGQKYARIKQ
- a CDS encoding family 43 glycosylhydrolase, with the translated sequence MYRTKKYLALLLSFVCLSMCATLHAQSTTGPVIAGDLADPSIIKVDSVYYATGTSSEWAPYYPVYKSSNLKDWRQTGYVFDKAPDWTVGSFWAPEYYQIGDTYYMYYTARRKSDNQSFIGVATSRYPDHGFIDHGVIIEHGKEAIDAFIYDDNGQRYITFKAYGLENRPIEILGYKLSADGLKTEGEAFTLLKDDNRAGMEGQSILKKDNYYYLFYSAGNCCGGGCTYSVNVARSTSFKGPYEYFTGNPVLSENDSWKCMGHGTFVTADDNQTYYLHHAYNKKSTVFTGREALLSRLSWQTPSGWPALKTVDISTTTPVDLYDPFDGKKTEKYWQWDFRHSTPSIQQQKGTLRLSGVATKENPAGIVLTVRPTADNFEMSTSVTNHNKALKGLVIYGDANAAIGIGVEGDSVKVWKTENKQRITIKAAAVPSSAIGLKIAMSGGSNCEFFYQTDDATWIPLATGLATGSLAQWDRSPRLGLQYSGNKNENAQFAFFRLHNK
- a CDS encoding AraC family transcriptional regulator, producing the protein MAKEKANIISEYHLHQHQPQKPQFAIHDLQEYLQQHHGNASRPHIHSFYQIIWFQSGNGKHFVDFQEYEVFDNAIFFIAMNQVHYFDSSSDYKGMLIHFNESFLVQDSNEVAYFLKCSLFNNPYRQPSCCIGKGIETVLESYIQQIRRELEDGEEFGREELLKIYLKAFLVQVQRRKNAFEQTEGKTPFMVDEKRLQLVQFVNFIDDNYMKGLSVAEYARLMHISSRTLSDLTSQLLNKTPSLMIQERIILEAKRLLLHSSLNINQIGYRLGFDDPSYFVKYFKKHTIISPSEFRKAVS
- a CDS encoding flavin monoamine oxidase family protein, with the translated sequence MKTDKRIVIIGAGLSGLTLAYTLKKKGINATILEAADRPGGRIHTQIGVAGTPLELGATWFSDQHPQMIALLQELHLQKFPQFSEGISLFLTKSFEPPQQFFIPAGEAPSYRITGGTEQLIKTLQTQIPADRLLLNTKVTAIKERPENLLIITENGNEFEADIVISCMPPKTAVSLIEFSPALPEDVRSILHRVQTWMAGAIKFVLEFESPFWRKKGFSGMLFSHTGIISEMYDHTNATENRFGFTGFLNGATAVYSQEERKVYVIKQLQDLLGEDVLRMTAYYDKVWVDEDLLYSNSPDFRPHQYNGHPVLHEAYLNNRFYFCGTETAALHPGYMEGAVLSAITVAEKLNMQ